The DNA sequence CTTCCTCCCGAACGGGTTGACCAAAGGACAGGGACGAAGAGGAAGTAGCCGAAGTCGAAGCAACCGCGTCGTCAGCGTACCCCCGACCCTCGTCTCCAGACTCATTGGATGACCACGTAGATGAAGACATTACCTGAGCAAGTTGGTAGGCACAAGAGGAACGAGAGGTGTAATGTTTTGTAGCGGGAGGTGTTGTGGAGAGAGCGGGAGGTGTTGTGCAGAGAGGATGAAGTGAGAAAAATGGGGGAGGGGCCCTCCACCTTTTATAGCCGAGAAAAAGGGATTAGTGAAGCATCTTAGCCGTCCATAGGTGATAGATCTAACGGAGGGAAATTGGTGACTCTTCGGTGGACAAGTATGATTGATGGGAAGAGAGATCTTGACCATTCGCGAATATTTGATCGAGTGGTTGAGGTGACGAGACGTTTCGATACCAGGTTTTCCTGTAAGGGCATTAACCCCTTCGCTGACATTGTCGCttggggcttggggggcttgtgtagTAGAGGGGGTTCGGCGGGGCCGATCGGTAGGGAGACCGGTCGGGCGGGTTTCAGGTTGGTATGATGGTAGAGAAGCATTGATGGATTGTGATGGAAAAGTAATGGAAGATGCGACGATTTAAGGTAATTAATAGTCAGTTACGGATGTAAGGGCTATAAATAAGGAATCATTGACCAGGTACAAACACCTTTTTCTAATTTAGAATCACTCANNNNNNNNNNNNNNNNNNNNNNNNNNNNNNNNNNNNNNNNNNNNNNNNNNNNNNNNNNNNNNNNNNNNNNNNNNNNNNNNNNNNNNNNNNNNNNNNNNNNNNNNNNNNNNNNNNNNNNNNNNNNNNNNNNNNNNNNNNNNNNNNNNNNNNNNNNNNNNNNNNNNNNNNNNNNNNNNNNNNNNNNNNNNNNNNNNNNNNNNNNNNNNNNNNNNNNNNNNNNNNNNNNNNNNNNNNNNNNNNNNNNNNNNNNNNNNNNNNNNNNNNNNNNNNNNNNNNNNNNNNNNNNNNNNNNNNNNNNNNNNNNNNNNNNNNNNNNNNNNNNNNNNNNNNNNNNNNNNNNNNNNNNNNNNNNNNNNNNNNNNNNNNNNNNNNNNNNNNNNNNNNNNNNNNNNNNNNNNNNNNNNNNNNNNNNNNNNNNNNNNNNNNNNNNNNNNNNNNNNNNNNNNNNNNNNNNNNNNNNAGCATCCGAGGACACGAACTGATAGGACGAGTTGGACGATCGGGAGCAAGAGCGAGAGTTCATCTAGACGATTTCGTATCCTACATACTGAAACAGAATATAAATACCACCCAAAAATATTTCAGAGTTTCTCACTCAAAAACCTTAAATTgtcaaatacaaatatttttccaCAAGAAATCACATACACCTAAATCCCATCCCGATTACTACTCAAGGATAGCCACAAcctaaaatatatacataattttaaaccaggaaaagaaaatatttaatttaatttccataaaTTCCCATTAAACAGGAGAGActttataaatagtttaacaCTTTACATGTATGAAGagacttaaataaattttttaacctataaataCCTAAAGAAATCCATCGCCCTTTGTACTTCAAACTCCGAAGATATAGAGccttaaaactttttcttcttccaaacaaactcaaaattatacaaaatttattagaagtggactttaagcctaactcaacccacaaaaccggcttgtaaggtgaagtttgcatctcacttatatattataatttgccTTATTTTTTATCGATgcgggacttccaacacacccccttcacacCGAATAAAAATGcccaaaaaacaagaaatatcactaggataggctttgataccatattagaagtgaactttaagcctaactcaaccccacaaaaccggcttgtaagatgaagtttgcatctcacttatatattataatttggccttatctctagttgatacGAGACTTTCAACacaatttaaacatattaatcgaaaaaatattgttaactAAGACTCGTAATTATGTGTGCCTCTAAAGGCTTTTTCTAATTGAAAACAACTGTATGGTGATATTCTTGTAAATTTTGATATtcttgtaaatttaaaaattgggtGACAAATGTCATAGGATATATATAACCATTGCAACatttcacaaagaaaacaagaagaaaagtgAGAAGAAAGGCACAACGAGTGAACTTATTATGTTGAGCAATAATGCATTGGTTCAacaactaattatatataaatagagtacattcaacacaaaaaaaattagtttcatACATAATTTCTCATTGTATTCAAcaataaatgattataaaatttatatttatctttttttacatgtagtttcttttaaaaattaatttatgtaaatatataataaaagaatttattgaaaaatgtaaaatttgaaattagaaaacgtttaaacaataaaaaaatatatatatatatatatatatatatatatatatatatatatatatatatatatatatatatatatatatatatatatatatatatatatatatatatatatatatataaaagttactAGGCGTTAGAATGCTACTAAAAAGTTTTCAAGAACTGATACGTGTCTTTCTGCATGCATGCATACTTGGATTCATATTCCTATGCTCGACGACAACTTAAGTCATAAGTTCACGTGAAGAGTGAAAGACAAAACTTCGTGCAGGTTCACGTGAAGAGTAATGACAAAACTTTGTGCAGCTCGAATCTCGTacaatcaatattttaatcataaaaaatcttGTTCAAGAGAAGACAGTAATGCCTATAAATTGCTACATGCATGAAGAGACTATAACACATCACGAAACTCATAAGAAAAAATCTGCAAAACTAAAGAATGGCTTATGCTAGGCTTGCTCCTTTGGCTCTCTACTTGCTCGCCACTTCCAGTACGTATCATTCCATTCTTCTTAAccttttttcatcatttcttgTTATATGTGTTTCAGAACtacacaaaattaaatatcGTGTTTGTTTGTTCTGACTTTGAAATATCATTGTTAGTAATGTTTCCGATGAAGAAGATAGAAGCAGTAGACTGTTCAGGTGTTTGTTCACCGTTTGAGATGCCACCGTGCGGGTCAACTGATTGTCGCTGCATCCCTATTGGACTAGTTATTGGTTACTGCACTTATCCAAGCGGACTTTCATCTGTGGCGAAGATGATAGACGAACATCCGAACCTATGTCAATCTGATGATGAATGCATGAAGAAAGGAAGTGGCAACTTCTGTGCTCGTTATCCCAATAACTACATCGATTATGGTTGGTGCTTTGACTCTGATTCTGAAGCTCTTAAAGGATTCTTGGCCATGCCTGCAGCAATCACCAAGTAATACGTGTATGCCTGTGAAAAAAGTGGTCATGAATGATGCATTTTATGGTGCATCTACGGCTGTAAATAAAAGGAGTGTTCACCAACTTATATAGTTGGTTACTGTAGACTCCTGTCACTTGAGTTAATAAACAAGAGCGTTCTGAGTAACTTCTTTTGTTGGAAATACGTAAGAGAAAAAGAGCATAGTTAcatcaagaaaaggaaaattggTTGATTTGTGCGTCAGTTTGTTAACGTAATACAACTGTTGTTGCTTAAAATAGCACTGAACCTTAGCAGATGACGAAAAAATTTAACAGAATAAAGACCATCTAAACTTTGGCTTCTAACAAACACAGTCAAAACTGTTCcatgttaacaactttttttttttttttaacaattttttattagtttttatatatttaaaacaaatcaatgaCGAGATATTTATCAATAACGAGATATCAATTAAATGGttgtaaaatagttataaaaaaattgttaagaaaataCTTTTCGTCAAAATTATGAGCATAAGCATGCTTGAACATGTTAACTCTAGAAAATATTAACTCTAGAAACTCAAAATGTTTGGTAAGCTAGCATATATCCTTGTATATGAggataattaattttcaatatctACCTTCTTAAGTATATTAATTAGAGTAGGATCACTGAACATAAGAAGGTGATGATTCCACCTAAGTGTTGCAATGAACTAAGTGTTGTTTTCTTTCCATTTCCGtgttgttctttattttctgcattttcTTGAGTATCTTGTTTAATTCTATTCATCATTGAATGCATTCCATTTCTCTGTTAGGAGTTCGATATCTGATCTGTGCTTCagtcaattatttttaattttcattcggtgaattttgtttttgagtcttttaattttgaaatcatatGTTTTGTTTAAAGTCATGTGCATTGCTTGAAATGATATGTTTTGTTTAAAGTCAATccttgtttatatatatatatatagagggTATCATCTCTTGTAATCATTTTGTATGTTATGTAATGTTATGTTGCTCAAATTTGACCATAATACTTGTCCTTGATCAAGACTAAAACAACATTAGTTGGCCCTCTAGTCACATTCTTAGTTGAGTTGGTCCAACCTTTCTTTGAGCCACCAAACATCACATAATCTTCACCAAACCACCAAAAGTCGTAAACCTTCATACTTGTTCACCATCATTGTGCAACCTTGGACCATTGTTCCTACCATTTTTTGCACCATCCAACTCCAAGGGACCATCTCCAGACATCCTTCTAGCTTTGGTTCTTCAAGagctaatatattatttgtttttccatggtattatatttttatctctgTTTGTCTTGCCTTATTGGCCATTCATCATTATATTGTTATCGTGGTTCTCccacttatttcttttttggaGTCATTTGGTTTCTGGCTTAGGTGTTTGAGTCATCATATGCAGAGATATACTATAAATTACGAGGgagattaatattttaatccgGTGAGAAATTTATGAAAAGACAGAATAAGTAGGACTGctcttttaaattaatcttttagaTTATTCTGACTCAAGGTTTAAGTaaaatttctcaaaaaaaaaaaaaaaataaaattaaaatctcaatGAAATTATGGCTAGGACCTTTTTAAGTATCACGTAATAGTCTTGGATCtagaatagattttttttttttatgttttggtatCTGACTGCCCCTGTTTGTCGCTCCACGCTGCCAGCTAATATTCCAAGTCTCACATTGAATCCTACCTTTATATTCTGTTCGTGCGTTCTTCTTTATCTTCaggttaattttatattttaatttttatttagtttccATTTTTGGTAAAATGTGttactattaaattaaatagaatatGAAATTAGTAGCTTTTATTAATGGTTTTTTTAAAACTAGATCGTCTATACAAA is a window from the Vigna radiata var. radiata cultivar VC1973A unplaced genomic scaffold, Vradiata_ver6 scaffold_206, whole genome shotgun sequence genome containing:
- the LOC106780793 gene encoding albumin-1, whose protein sequence is MAYARLAPLALYLLATSIMFPMKKIEAVDCSGVCSPFEMPPCGSTDCRCIPIGLVIGYCTYPSGLSSVAKMIDEHPNLCQSDDECMKKGSGNFCARYPNNYIDYGWCFDSDSEALKGFLAMPAAITK